A DNA window from Mesoplasma coleopterae contains the following coding sequences:
- a CDS encoding endonuclease, which translates to MKKLLIILSTFSLSASTFSFTVSCSNEKDFRGGTVKLNEISNLKLNIGYVKANTPSLIAITFASKNSGILPKGTTANDFYVTDITDSSALLYGKESSKIFDSKKQYAVNIVFEIKNESLDVPIDYDQLNVGIWNQNSQGFYYSNNSEAEYYDSTKNLSGEALKNELYTISHKNFVTLSYDTAKEALVQTDLIVKDGETFIYGFYDGQLYKPKWEGGQSNDTWNREHIWPQSKFDKSTSRGDLHNLRACNVKTNAVRGNRYFKDSLTSTEKNTIVSSDAYFPGKDFKGDVSRALMYMAIQYKDLNLTNNESLIKPTNAKYMGVLDILLKWHKEDPVDAFEMQRNEIIYKHYQKNRNPFIDHPEYAHLIWENKTISDLLE; encoded by the coding sequence ATGAAAAAATTATTAATTATTTTATCAACATTTTCATTATCAGCTAGCACTTTTTCATTTACAGTTTCGTGTTCTAATGAAAAAGATTTTAGAGGTGGCACTGTAAAATTAAATGAAATAAGTAATTTAAAATTAAATATTGGTTATGTAAAGGCAAATACCCCATCACTAATTGCTATAACTTTTGCAAGCAAAAACAGTGGGATTTTGCCTAAAGGAACAACAGCAAATGATTTCTATGTAACAGATATAACGGATTCATCTGCTTTATTATATGGTAAAGAAAGTTCAAAAATATTTGACTCAAAAAAACAATATGCAGTTAATATTGTTTTTGAAATCAAAAATGAGAGCTTAGATGTACCTATTGATTATGATCAATTAAATGTTGGAATTTGAAATCAAAATTCTCAAGGTTTTTATTATTCAAACAATTCTGAAGCGGAATACTATGATTCAACTAAAAATTTGAGCGGTGAAGCTTTAAAAAATGAACTTTATACAATATCACACAAAAATTTTGTTACATTGTCATATGATACAGCAAAAGAAGCTTTAGTTCAAACTGATTTAATTGTTAAGGATGGTGAAACTTTTATTTATGGTTTCTACGATGGCCAGTTGTATAAACCAAAATGAGAAGGTGGGCAAAGCAATGATACTTGAAATAGAGAACATATATGACCACAATCAAAATTCGATAAGTCAACTTCAAGGGGAGACTTACATAATTTAAGAGCATGTAATGTAAAAACAAATGCAGTCAGAGGGAATAGATATTTTAAAGATTCTTTAACATCAACAGAAAAAAATACTATTGTAAGTTCTGATGCTTATTTTCCAGGGAAAGATTTTAAAGGAGATGTATCAAGAGCTTTAATGTACATGGCAATTCAGTACAAAGATTTAAACTTAACAAATAACGAATCATTAATTAAACCAACAAACGCAAAATACATGGGAGTTTTAGATATACTTTTAAAATGACATAAAGAAGATCCGGTAGATGCTTTTGAAATGCAAAGAAATGAAATTATATACAAACACTATCAAAAAAATAGAAATCCTTTTATTGATCATCCAGAATATGCACATTTAATTTGAGAAAATAAAACAATTTCAGATTTACTAGAATAA